A genomic region of Trifolium pratense cultivar HEN17-A07 linkage group LG3, ARS_RC_1.1, whole genome shotgun sequence contains the following coding sequences:
- the LOC123913183 gene encoding putative disease resistance RPP13-like protein 1 isoform X4 yields the protein MAELIAGAFLSSFFQFAFERLASKDFKDLFHNKGLLKKLEITLNSINQLLDDAETKQYQNSHVKNWLDEVKHEVYEVDHLLDEIALEQRKSKAKRFFSTLTNPFESRIKDLLGNLNFLAEQKDVLGLTQRSCTSYDGAVGPQFSKIIPTASLVDESSICGREGEKEEIINYLLSTNDNDKQVSVISIVGLGGMGKTTLAQLVYKDQRIEKRFEHKAWVHVPKTFDVVGLAKTILRSFDSSAEGEDLDPLLCRLQQTLTSKKFLLVLDDVWTGNEECWERLLLPLNSGSSESKIVVTTRETHVASFMKSDHQVPLQQLEQKDCWSLFVKHAFRGKNEFEYQELESIGKKILDKCGGLPLAVKTMGNLLQIKFSRDEWCKILEADMWHVSEGDDKINSVLRLSYHNLSSNLKRCFAFCSIFFKGYKFQKDQLIKLWMAEGLLKCSGRDKREEELGNKFFDDLESISFFQQFMNDKTRFVMHDLVNDLAKSESLKFCLQIDEGDKVQDICERTRHIWCSLDLKDDASVSKQICKIKGLRGMFIERRFFYSKDIMVSNNLQRDIFSKLKYLRMLSFRGCELIELSDKIGNLKLLRYLDLTRTQIKTLPNSICELYNLETLILEGTNIKKMPKKIGRLNHLQTLSHFVVAEKRECDIKELDNLNLLQGKLYLSGLKHVINPAEAPKANMKDKKHLEELIMQFSDSFEVINNGSELDVLEALEPNSNLKKLSIKNYNGNRFPNWLRDCDLPNLVSLKLKGCGLCSQLLPLGQLPSLKELSISHCLELKRIPPQHLPSLQTVVIYECNKLEECLCLEGSPLLKELYISKCPELKRIPPQHLPSLQKLVISDCNKLEECLCLEGSPLLKEVYIRECPELKRIPPQHLPSLQKLEISDCNKLEECLCLEGSPLLENVSIKRCSKLKRAPLPQHLPSLQILKIDNCKMLEASIPKGDSMIELVLLRCDRILVNELPTSLKKFVLLGNRYVEFSDEQNLVNCTVLEELEFDLKGIEISRSLDLRCYNSLHSLSIKGWDSLPFSLHLFTNLRYLYLYDCPQLESFPIGGLPSNLRQLKISNCPKLIGSREEWGLFQLNSLEYVLVRDAEFENVESFPEENLLPPTLQTLWLSNCSKLRIMNNKGFLHLNSLKYLDIDNCPSLESLPEEGLLNLNVLFIEKCPLIWEKYKKEGGERWHTIRHIPNVWIDSIEQHR from the exons ATGGCAGAGCTGATTGCTGGagcatttctttcttctttctttcaattCGCTTTTGAGAGGCTTGCCTCAAAAGACTTCAAAGACCTCTTCCATAATAAAGGGTTGCTGAAAAAACTTGAAATCACACTGAATTCTATCAATCAATTGTTGGATGATGCAGAGACAAAGCAATACCAAAACTCACACGTGAAGAATTGGCTTGATGAGGTAAAACATGAGGTATATGAAGTAGATCATCTGTTAGATGAAATTGCACTAGAACAACGAAAGAGCAAGGCGAAACGCTTCTTTTCAACTTTGACTAATCCATTTGAATCTAGGATCAAAGATTTGCTAGGCAACCTAAACTTTCTTGCAGAGCAAAAGGATGTGTTGGGATTGACACAAAGAAGTTGCACTAGTTATGACGGTGCAGTTGGCCCGCAATTCTCAAAAATAATTCCAACTGCGTCTTTAGTGGATGAATCTTCCATATGTGGTAGAGAGGGcgaaaaagaagaaataatcAACTACTTGCTTTCAACCAATGACAACGACAAACAAGTATCAGTAATCAGCATAGTGGGTTTGGGTGGGATGGGGAAGACCACCCTTGCTCAGCTTGTCTACAAAGACCAGAGGATAGAGAAGCGGTTTGAACATAAAGCTTGGGTCCATGTCCCAAAGACTTTTGATGTTGTTGGACTCGCCAAAACAATTCTTAGATCATTCGATTCTTCCGCAGAGGGTGAAGACTTGGATCCACTCCTTTGTCGACTACAACAGACACTAACCAGCAAGAAATTTTTGCTTGTTCTAGATGATGTGTGGACGGGCAATGAGGAGTGTTGGGAGCGGTTACTACTTCCTTTAAACAGTGGATCTTCAGAAAGTAAGATTGTTGTGACAACACGTGAAACTCACGTTGCATCATTCATGAAATCTGACCACCAAGTTCCATTACAACAATTGGAGCAGAAAGATTGTTGGAGTTTATTTGTAAAACATGCTTTTCGAGGAAAGAATGAGTTTGAATATCAAGAACTTGAATCAATTGGCAAGAAGATTTTAGACAAGTGTGGAGGGTTGCCTTTAGCTGTGAAAACAATGGGGAATCTATTGCAAATAAAATTTTCTCGAGATGAATGGTGTAAGATATTGGAGGCTGATATGTGGCATGTATCGGAAGGTGATGATAAAATTAACTCGGTATTGAGATTGAGTTACCATAATCTATCTTCCAATCTAAAGCGTTGTTTTGCCTTTTGTTCCATATTTTTCAAGGGttataaatttcaaaaagaTCAATTAATCAAACTTTGGATGGCAGAAGGTTTGTTGAAATGTTCTGGAAGAGACAAAAGGGAAGAAGAGTTGGGTAATAAATTCTTTGATGATCTAGAGTCAATTTCATTTTTCCAACAGTTTATGAATGATAAGACCCGTTTTGTCATGCATGATCTTGTCAATGATTTGGCGAAATCAGAGTCCCTAAAATTTTGCTTACAAATTGATGAGGGTGATAAGGTGCAAGATATATGTGAAAGGACACGTCACATTTGGTGCTCTCTTGATTTGAAAGATGATGCTAGCGTATCAAAGCAAATTTGTAAGATTAAAGGATTACGCGGCATGTTCATAGAAAGACGATTTTTTTATAGCAAAGACATCATGGTAAGCAACAACTTGCAAcgtgatatattttcaaaactaaaatatttgCGGATGTTGTCATTTCGTGGTTGTGAACTCATAGAGCTATCAGATAAGATAGGCAATTTAAAGCTTTTGCGCTATCTAGACCTTACAAGGACACAGATTAAAACCTTGCCTAATTCTATTTGTGAGCTCTATAATTTAGAGACTCTAATCTTG GAAGGAACTAATATAAAGAAGATGCCAAAGAAGATAGGTAGGCTAAACCATCTTCAAACGCTGAGTCATTTTGTTGTGGCAGAGAAGCGTGAGTGTGATATTAAGGAGTTGGATAATCTCAATCTTCTTCAAGGAAAGCTTTATCTTTCAGGGTTGAAACATGTCATTAATCCCGCAGAGGCTCCAAAAGCAAATATGAAAGATAAGAAGCATCTCGAAGAATTAATTATGCAATTTAGTGACAGTTTCGAAGTCATTAACAATGGAAGTGAATTGGATGTGTTGGAGGCTCTTGAACCAAATAGCAACTTGAAGAAACTCAGCATTAAAAACTACAATGGCAACCGCTTTCCAAATTGGCTAAGGGATTGTGATTTACCCAACTTAGTATCTCTTAAACTGAAGGGGTGTGGATTATGTTCTCAATTGCTGCCACTTGGTCAACTTCCTAGTCTCAAGGAGCTTTCCATTTCACATTGTCTGGAATTGAAAAGAATTCCGCCTCAACACCTTCCTTCTTTACAGACAGTGGTGATTTATGAATGCAACAAGTTGGAGGAATGTTTATGTCTTGAAGGATCTCCTTTGCTTAAAGAGCTTTATATAAGTAAATGTCCAGAATTGAAAAGAATTCCGCCTCAACACCTTCCTTCTTTACAAAAATTGGTGATAAGTGATTGCAACAAGTTGGAGGAATGTTTATGTCTTGAAGGATCTCCATTGCTTAAAGAGGTTTATATAAGAGAATGTCCAGAATTGAAAAGGATTCCGCCTCAACACCTTCCTTCTTTACAAAAATTGGAGATAAGTGATTGCAATAAGTTGGAGGAATGTTTATGTCTTGAAGGATCTCCTTTACTTGAAAATGTTTCTATAAAAAGATGTTCCAAATTGAAAAGGGCCCCCTTGCCTCAACACCTTCCTTCTTTACAAATATTGAAGATTGATAATTGTAAAATGCTGGAAGCATCAATTCCCAAGGGTGATAGTATGATAGAGTTAGTTCTACTGAGATGTGATCGGATTTTGGTAAATGAATTGCCGACAAGCTTGAAAAAGTTTGTCCTTTTGGGAAATCGGTACGTCGAGTTCTCCGATGAGCAAAATTTAGTAAACTGTACCGTTCTAGAAGAGTTGGAGTTTGATTTAAAAGGAATTGAAATAAGTCGCTCTTTAGATCTGCGTTGCTATAATTCTCTTCATTCTCTTTCAATAAAAGGATGGGACTCCTTGCCTTTTTCACTCCATCTCTTCACCAATCTTCGATATCTCTATTTGTACGATTGCCCACAGCTGGAATCATTTCCAATTGGAGGTTTGCCTTCCAACTTGAGACAACTTAAAATATCCAATTGCCCAAAACTGATTGGTTCGAGAGAGGAGTGGGGTTTGTTCCAACTCAATTCTTTGGAATATGTCCTTGTTAGAGATGCTGAGTTTGAAAACGTGGAGTCCTTCCCAGAGGAGAATCTGCTGCCACCAACTCTCCAGACTCTTTGGTTGAGTAATTGTTCAAAGCTAAGAATAATGAACAACAAGGGTTTTCTCCACCTCAATTCTCTCAAATATCTAGATATTGACAACTGTCCTAGTCTTGAGAGCTTGCCAGAGGAGGGTCTTCTCAACCTTAATGTGTTGTTCATTGAGAAATGTCCATTAATTTGGGAGAAGTACAAAAAGGAGGGAGGAGAGCGTTGGCATACAATTCGTCACATCCCGAATGTGTGGATTGACTCCATTGAGCAGCACAGATGA
- the LOC123913183 gene encoding putative disease resistance RPP13-like protein 1 isoform X3 — protein MAELIAGAFLSSFFQFAFERLASKDFKDLFHNKGLLKKLEITLNSINQLLDDAETKQYQNSHVKNWLDEVKHEVYEVDHLLDEIALEQRKSKAKRFFSTLTNPFESRIKDLLGNLNFLAEQKDVLGLTQRSCTSYDGAVGPQFSKIIPTASLVDESSICGREGEKEEIINYLLSTNDNDKQVSVISIVGLGGMGKTTLAQLVYKDQRIEKRFEHKAWVHVPKTFDVVGLAKTILRSFDSSAEGEDLDPLLCRLQQTLTSKKFLLVLDDVWTGNEECWERLLLPLNSGSSESKIVVTTRETHVASFMKSDHQVPLQQLEQKDCWSLFVKHAFRGKNEFEYQELESIGKKILDKCGGLPLAVKTMGNLLQIKFSRDEWCKILEADMWHVSEGDDKINSVLRLSYHNLSSNLKRCFAFCSIFFKGYKFQKDQLIKLWMAEGLLKCSGRDKREEELGNKFFDDLESISFFQQFMNDKTRFVMHDLVNDLAKSESLKFCLQIDEGDKVQDICERTRHIWCSLDLKDDASVSKQICKIKGLRGMFIERRFFYSKDIMVSNNLQRDIFSKLKYLRMLSFRGCELIELSDKIGNLKLLRYLDLTRTQIKTLPNSICELYNLETLILEKCYELTELPLDFYKLVCLRHLYLEGTNIKKMPKKIGRLNHLQTLSHFVVAEKRECDIKELDNLNLLQGKLYLSGLKHVINPAEAPKANMKDKKHLEELIMQFSDSFEVINNGSELDVLEALEPNSNLKKLSIKNYNGNRFPNWLRDCDLPNLVSLKLKGCGLCSQLLPLGQLPSLKELSISHCLELKRIPPQHLPSLQTVVIYECNKLEECLCLEGSPLLKELYISKCPELKRIPPQHLPSLQKLVISDCNKLEECLCLEGSPLLKEVYIRECPELKRIPPQHLPSLQKLEISDCNKLEECLCLEGSPLLENVSIKRCSKLKRAPLPQHLPSLQILKIDNCKMLEASIPKGDSMIELVLLRCDRILVNELPTSLKKFVLLGNRYVEFSDEQNLVNCTVLEELEFDLKGIEISRSLDLRCYNSLHSLSIKGWDSLPFSLHLFTNLRYLYLYDCPQLESFPIGGLPSNLRQLKISNCPKLIGSREEWGLFQLNSLEYVLVRDAEFENVESFPEENLLPPTLQTLWLSNCSKLRIMNNKGFLHLNSLKYLDIDNCPSLESLPEEGLLNLNVLFIEKCPLIWEKYKKEGGERWHTIRHIPNVWIDSIEQHR, from the coding sequence ATGGCAGAGCTGATTGCTGGagcatttctttcttctttctttcaattCGCTTTTGAGAGGCTTGCCTCAAAAGACTTCAAAGACCTCTTCCATAATAAAGGGTTGCTGAAAAAACTTGAAATCACACTGAATTCTATCAATCAATTGTTGGATGATGCAGAGACAAAGCAATACCAAAACTCACACGTGAAGAATTGGCTTGATGAGGTAAAACATGAGGTATATGAAGTAGATCATCTGTTAGATGAAATTGCACTAGAACAACGAAAGAGCAAGGCGAAACGCTTCTTTTCAACTTTGACTAATCCATTTGAATCTAGGATCAAAGATTTGCTAGGCAACCTAAACTTTCTTGCAGAGCAAAAGGATGTGTTGGGATTGACACAAAGAAGTTGCACTAGTTATGACGGTGCAGTTGGCCCGCAATTCTCAAAAATAATTCCAACTGCGTCTTTAGTGGATGAATCTTCCATATGTGGTAGAGAGGGcgaaaaagaagaaataatcAACTACTTGCTTTCAACCAATGACAACGACAAACAAGTATCAGTAATCAGCATAGTGGGTTTGGGTGGGATGGGGAAGACCACCCTTGCTCAGCTTGTCTACAAAGACCAGAGGATAGAGAAGCGGTTTGAACATAAAGCTTGGGTCCATGTCCCAAAGACTTTTGATGTTGTTGGACTCGCCAAAACAATTCTTAGATCATTCGATTCTTCCGCAGAGGGTGAAGACTTGGATCCACTCCTTTGTCGACTACAACAGACACTAACCAGCAAGAAATTTTTGCTTGTTCTAGATGATGTGTGGACGGGCAATGAGGAGTGTTGGGAGCGGTTACTACTTCCTTTAAACAGTGGATCTTCAGAAAGTAAGATTGTTGTGACAACACGTGAAACTCACGTTGCATCATTCATGAAATCTGACCACCAAGTTCCATTACAACAATTGGAGCAGAAAGATTGTTGGAGTTTATTTGTAAAACATGCTTTTCGAGGAAAGAATGAGTTTGAATATCAAGAACTTGAATCAATTGGCAAGAAGATTTTAGACAAGTGTGGAGGGTTGCCTTTAGCTGTGAAAACAATGGGGAATCTATTGCAAATAAAATTTTCTCGAGATGAATGGTGTAAGATATTGGAGGCTGATATGTGGCATGTATCGGAAGGTGATGATAAAATTAACTCGGTATTGAGATTGAGTTACCATAATCTATCTTCCAATCTAAAGCGTTGTTTTGCCTTTTGTTCCATATTTTTCAAGGGttataaatttcaaaaagaTCAATTAATCAAACTTTGGATGGCAGAAGGTTTGTTGAAATGTTCTGGAAGAGACAAAAGGGAAGAAGAGTTGGGTAATAAATTCTTTGATGATCTAGAGTCAATTTCATTTTTCCAACAGTTTATGAATGATAAGACCCGTTTTGTCATGCATGATCTTGTCAATGATTTGGCGAAATCAGAGTCCCTAAAATTTTGCTTACAAATTGATGAGGGTGATAAGGTGCAAGATATATGTGAAAGGACACGTCACATTTGGTGCTCTCTTGATTTGAAAGATGATGCTAGCGTATCAAAGCAAATTTGTAAGATTAAAGGATTACGCGGCATGTTCATAGAAAGACGATTTTTTTATAGCAAAGACATCATGGTAAGCAACAACTTGCAAcgtgatatattttcaaaactaaaatatttgCGGATGTTGTCATTTCGTGGTTGTGAACTCATAGAGCTATCAGATAAGATAGGCAATTTAAAGCTTTTGCGCTATCTAGACCTTACAAGGACACAGATTAAAACCTTGCCTAATTCTATTTGTGAGCTCTATAATTTAGAGACTCTAATCTTGGAAAAGTGTTATGAATTGACTGAGCTTCCTTTAGATTTTTACAAACTTGTTTGTTTACGTCATCTTTATCTAGAAGGAACTAATATAAAGAAGATGCCAAAGAAGATAGGTAGGCTAAACCATCTTCAAACGCTGAGTCATTTTGTTGTGGCAGAGAAGCGTGAGTGTGATATTAAGGAGTTGGATAATCTCAATCTTCTTCAAGGAAAGCTTTATCTTTCAGGGTTGAAACATGTCATTAATCCCGCAGAGGCTCCAAAAGCAAATATGAAAGATAAGAAGCATCTCGAAGAATTAATTATGCAATTTAGTGACAGTTTCGAAGTCATTAACAATGGAAGTGAATTGGATGTGTTGGAGGCTCTTGAACCAAATAGCAACTTGAAGAAACTCAGCATTAAAAACTACAATGGCAACCGCTTTCCAAATTGGCTAAGGGATTGTGATTTACCCAACTTAGTATCTCTTAAACTGAAGGGGTGTGGATTATGTTCTCAATTGCTGCCACTTGGTCAACTTCCTAGTCTCAAGGAGCTTTCCATTTCACATTGTCTGGAATTGAAAAGAATTCCGCCTCAACACCTTCCTTCTTTACAGACAGTGGTGATTTATGAATGCAACAAGTTGGAGGAATGTTTATGTCTTGAAGGATCTCCTTTGCTTAAAGAGCTTTATATAAGTAAATGTCCAGAATTGAAAAGAATTCCGCCTCAACACCTTCCTTCTTTACAAAAATTGGTGATAAGTGATTGCAACAAGTTGGAGGAATGTTTATGTCTTGAAGGATCTCCATTGCTTAAAGAGGTTTATATAAGAGAATGTCCAGAATTGAAAAGGATTCCGCCTCAACACCTTCCTTCTTTACAAAAATTGGAGATAAGTGATTGCAATAAGTTGGAGGAATGTTTATGTCTTGAAGGATCTCCTTTACTTGAAAATGTTTCTATAAAAAGATGTTCCAAATTGAAAAGGGCCCCCTTGCCTCAACACCTTCCTTCTTTACAAATATTGAAGATTGATAATTGTAAAATGCTGGAAGCATCAATTCCCAAGGGTGATAGTATGATAGAGTTAGTTCTACTGAGATGTGATCGGATTTTGGTAAATGAATTGCCGACAAGCTTGAAAAAGTTTGTCCTTTTGGGAAATCGGTACGTCGAGTTCTCCGATGAGCAAAATTTAGTAAACTGTACCGTTCTAGAAGAGTTGGAGTTTGATTTAAAAGGAATTGAAATAAGTCGCTCTTTAGATCTGCGTTGCTATAATTCTCTTCATTCTCTTTCAATAAAAGGATGGGACTCCTTGCCTTTTTCACTCCATCTCTTCACCAATCTTCGATATCTCTATTTGTACGATTGCCCACAGCTGGAATCATTTCCAATTGGAGGTTTGCCTTCCAACTTGAGACAACTTAAAATATCCAATTGCCCAAAACTGATTGGTTCGAGAGAGGAGTGGGGTTTGTTCCAACTCAATTCTTTGGAATATGTCCTTGTTAGAGATGCTGAGTTTGAAAACGTGGAGTCCTTCCCAGAGGAGAATCTGCTGCCACCAACTCTCCAGACTCTTTGGTTGAGTAATTGTTCAAAGCTAAGAATAATGAACAACAAGGGTTTTCTCCACCTCAATTCTCTCAAATATCTAGATATTGACAACTGTCCTAGTCTTGAGAGCTTGCCAGAGGAGGGTCTTCTCAACCTTAATGTGTTGTTCATTGAGAAATGTCCATTAATTTGGGAGAAGTACAAAAAGGAGGGAGGAGAGCGTTGGCATACAATTCGTCACATCCCGAATGTGTGGATTGACTCCATTGAGCAGCACAGATGA
- the LOC123913183 gene encoding putative disease resistance protein At3g14460 isoform X5, which translates to MAELIAGAFLSSFFQFAFERLASKDFKDLFHNKGLLKKLEITLNSINQLLDDAETKQYQNSHVKNWLDEVKHEVYEVDHLLDEIALEQRKSKAKRFFSTLTNPFESRIKDLLGNLNFLAEQKDVLGLTQRSCTSYDGAVGPQFSKIIPTASLVDESSICGREGEKEEIINYLLSTNDNDKQVSVISIVGLGGMGKTTLAQLVYKDQRIEKRFEHKAWVHVPKTFDVVGLAKTILRSFDSSAEGEDLDPLLCRLQQTLTSKKFLLVLDDVWTGNEECWERLLLPLNSGSSESKIVVTTRETHVASFMKSDHQVPLQQLEQKDCWSLFVKHAFRGKNEFEYQELESIGKKILDKCGGLPLAVKTMGNLLQIKFSRDEWCKILEADMWHVSEGDDKINSVLRLSYHNLSSNLKRCFAFCSIFFKGYKFQKDQLIKLWMAEGLLKCSGRDKREEELGNKFFDDLESISFFQQFMNDKTRFVMHDLVNDLAKSESLKFCLQIDEGDKVQDICERTRHIWCSLDLKDDASVSKQICKIKGLRGMFIERRFFYSKDIMVSNNLQRDIFSKLKYLRMLSFRGCELIELSDKIGNLKLLRYLDLTRTQIKTLPNSICELYNLETLILEKCYELTELPLDFYKLVCLRHLYLEGTNIKKMPKKIGRLNHLQTLSHFVVAEKRECDIKELDNLNLLQGKLYLSGLKHVINPAEAPKANMKDKKHLEELIMQFSDSFEVINNGSELDVLEALEPNSNLKKLSIKNYNGNRFPNWLRDCDLPNLVSLKLKGCGLCSQLLPLGQLPSLKELSISHCLELKRIPPQHLPSLQTVVIYECNKLEECLCLEGSPLLKELYISKCSKLKRAPLPQHLPSLQILKIDNCKMLEASIPKGDSMIELVLLRCDRILVNELPTSLKKFVLLGNRYVEFSDEQNLVNCTVLEELEFDLKGIEISRSLDLRCYNSLHSLSIKGWDSLPFSLHLFTNLRYLYLYDCPQLESFPIGGLPSNLRQLKISNCPKLIGSREEWGLFQLNSLEYVLVRDAEFENVESFPEENLLPPTLQTLWLSNCSKLRIMNNKGFLHLNSLKYLDIDNCPSLESLPEEGLLNLNVLFIEKCPLIWEKYKKEGGERWHTIRHIPNVWIDSIEQHR; encoded by the exons ATGGCAGAGCTGATTGCTGGagcatttctttcttctttctttcaattCGCTTTTGAGAGGCTTGCCTCAAAAGACTTCAAAGACCTCTTCCATAATAAAGGGTTGCTGAAAAAACTTGAAATCACACTGAATTCTATCAATCAATTGTTGGATGATGCAGAGACAAAGCAATACCAAAACTCACACGTGAAGAATTGGCTTGATGAGGTAAAACATGAGGTATATGAAGTAGATCATCTGTTAGATGAAATTGCACTAGAACAACGAAAGAGCAAGGCGAAACGCTTCTTTTCAACTTTGACTAATCCATTTGAATCTAGGATCAAAGATTTGCTAGGCAACCTAAACTTTCTTGCAGAGCAAAAGGATGTGTTGGGATTGACACAAAGAAGTTGCACTAGTTATGACGGTGCAGTTGGCCCGCAATTCTCAAAAATAATTCCAACTGCGTCTTTAGTGGATGAATCTTCCATATGTGGTAGAGAGGGcgaaaaagaagaaataatcAACTACTTGCTTTCAACCAATGACAACGACAAACAAGTATCAGTAATCAGCATAGTGGGTTTGGGTGGGATGGGGAAGACCACCCTTGCTCAGCTTGTCTACAAAGACCAGAGGATAGAGAAGCGGTTTGAACATAAAGCTTGGGTCCATGTCCCAAAGACTTTTGATGTTGTTGGACTCGCCAAAACAATTCTTAGATCATTCGATTCTTCCGCAGAGGGTGAAGACTTGGATCCACTCCTTTGTCGACTACAACAGACACTAACCAGCAAGAAATTTTTGCTTGTTCTAGATGATGTGTGGACGGGCAATGAGGAGTGTTGGGAGCGGTTACTACTTCCTTTAAACAGTGGATCTTCAGAAAGTAAGATTGTTGTGACAACACGTGAAACTCACGTTGCATCATTCATGAAATCTGACCACCAAGTTCCATTACAACAATTGGAGCAGAAAGATTGTTGGAGTTTATTTGTAAAACATGCTTTTCGAGGAAAGAATGAGTTTGAATATCAAGAACTTGAATCAATTGGCAAGAAGATTTTAGACAAGTGTGGAGGGTTGCCTTTAGCTGTGAAAACAATGGGGAATCTATTGCAAATAAAATTTTCTCGAGATGAATGGTGTAAGATATTGGAGGCTGATATGTGGCATGTATCGGAAGGTGATGATAAAATTAACTCGGTATTGAGATTGAGTTACCATAATCTATCTTCCAATCTAAAGCGTTGTTTTGCCTTTTGTTCCATATTTTTCAAGGGttataaatttcaaaaagaTCAATTAATCAAACTTTGGATGGCAGAAGGTTTGTTGAAATGTTCTGGAAGAGACAAAAGGGAAGAAGAGTTGGGTAATAAATTCTTTGATGATCTAGAGTCAATTTCATTTTTCCAACAGTTTATGAATGATAAGACCCGTTTTGTCATGCATGATCTTGTCAATGATTTGGCGAAATCAGAGTCCCTAAAATTTTGCTTACAAATTGATGAGGGTGATAAGGTGCAAGATATATGTGAAAGGACACGTCACATTTGGTGCTCTCTTGATTTGAAAGATGATGCTAGCGTATCAAAGCAAATTTGTAAGATTAAAGGATTACGCGGCATGTTCATAGAAAGACGATTTTTTTATAGCAAAGACATCATGGTAAGCAACAACTTGCAAcgtgatatattttcaaaactaaaatatttgCGGATGTTGTCATTTCGTGGTTGTGAACTCATAGAGCTATCAGATAAGATAGGCAATTTAAAGCTTTTGCGCTATCTAGACCTTACAAGGACACAGATTAAAACCTTGCCTAATTCTATTTGTGAGCTCTATAATTTAGAGACTCTAATCTTGGAAAAGTGTTATGAATTGACTGAGCTTCCTTTAGATTTTTACAAACTTGTTTGTTTACGTCATCTTTATCTAGAAGGAACTAATATAAAGAAGATGCCAAAGAAGATAGGTAGGCTAAACCATCTTCAAACGCTGAGTCATTTTGTTGTGGCAGAGAAGCGTGAGTGTGATATTAAGGAGTTGGATAATCTCAATCTTCTTCAAGGAAAGCTTTATCTTTCAGGGTTGAAACATGTCATTAATCCCGCAGAGGCTCCAAAAGCAAATATGAAAGATAAGAAGCATCTCGAAGAATTAATTATGCAATTTAGTGACAGTTTCGAAGTCATTAACAATGGAAGTGAATTGGATGTGTTGGAGGCTCTTGAACCAAATAGCAACTTGAAGAAACTCAGCATTAAAAACTACAATGGCAACCGCTTTCCAAATTGGCTAAGGGATTGTGATTTACCCAACTTAGTATCTCTTAAACTGAAGGGGTGTGGATTATGTTCTCAATTGCTGCCACTTGGTCAACTTCCTAGTCTCAAGGAGCTTTCCATTTCACATTGTCTGGAATTGAAAAGAATTCCGCCTCAACACCTTCCTTCTTTACAGACAGTGGTGATTTATGAATGCAACAAGTTGGAGGAATGTTTATGTCTTGAAGGATCTCCTTTGCTTAAAGAGCTTTATATAAGTAA ATGTTCCAAATTGAAAAGGGCCCCCTTGCCTCAACACCTTCCTTCTTTACAAATATTGAAGATTGATAATTGTAAAATGCTGGAAGCATCAATTCCCAAGGGTGATAGTATGATAGAGTTAGTTCTACTGAGATGTGATCGGATTTTGGTAAATGAATTGCCGACAAGCTTGAAAAAGTTTGTCCTTTTGGGAAATCGGTACGTCGAGTTCTCCGATGAGCAAAATTTAGTAAACTGTACCGTTCTAGAAGAGTTGGAGTTTGATTTAAAAGGAATTGAAATAAGTCGCTCTTTAGATCTGCGTTGCTATAATTCTCTTCATTCTCTTTCAATAAAAGGATGGGACTCCTTGCCTTTTTCACTCCATCTCTTCACCAATCTTCGATATCTCTATTTGTACGATTGCCCACAGCTGGAATCATTTCCAATTGGAGGTTTGCCTTCCAACTTGAGACAACTTAAAATATCCAATTGCCCAAAACTGATTGGTTCGAGAGAGGAGTGGGGTTTGTTCCAACTCAATTCTTTGGAATATGTCCTTGTTAGAGATGCTGAGTTTGAAAACGTGGAGTCCTTCCCAGAGGAGAATCTGCTGCCACCAACTCTCCAGACTCTTTGGTTGAGTAATTGTTCAAAGCTAAGAATAATGAACAACAAGGGTTTTCTCCACCTCAATTCTCTCAAATATCTAGATATTGACAACTGTCCTAGTCTTGAGAGCTTGCCAGAGGAGGGTCTTCTCAACCTTAATGTGTTGTTCATTGAGAAATGTCCATTAATTTGGGAGAAGTACAAAAAGGAGGGAGGAGAGCGTTGGCATACAATTCGTCACATCCCGAATGTGTGGATTGACTCCATTGAGCAGCACAGATGA